The genomic stretch CGAGCCCTGTCTGTACACCGTGAACATGCCCACACTTCGTCGCTGGCGGGGTGCCCCCGCGCCATCCTCTCTGGTCCCCACGCTCGCACTCCTCTCCATGCTGTCGATGGGAGTCGCGCGAGCCCAGGATGCGAGCGAGACCCCGGCGCCGGCGACATCCGCTTCCCCCTCTAGCGGGACACCGCACCCGCAGACGCCGGAAGGTGAGGGCGTGCCTGCGCCATCCGGCGGGGTCGTCCCTCCGGTGTTGCTGGCCCAGCCAGAGGCTGTCTATCCGGCCGAGGCGCTCGCCGCGGGGCTTGAAGGCGCGGTGAAGCTCCTCCTGACGCTTGATGCGGAGGGCCGGGTCACGCGCGCGGAGGTGGTCGAGGGACTTGGGCACGGACTCGACGAGGCGGCCGTGAGCGCGCTCGAGAGCGCACACTTCTCCCCGGCGATGCAGGACGGCAACCCCGTCCCCTGCCAGTTCGAGTTCATCCACCACTTCGTCCTCGCCCGTCCTCCCGAGGTCGCGCCGCCAGGCGCCGAGGATGTCGCCCAAGCCGCGTCCGACATGCCCGCGGAAGAGGCGCCCGCGCAGCCTTCCGAGGAGCCCGAGCCTCCCGCTCCCCCTGGCTTCACCTCGGTCGTCCGCGCCAGGTCGACCGAAGCTCGCGCCCTGGTGCGCGGCTCGGAGGCGGTGGACGTCGTCGAATTGGAGAAGGCCCATGAGCGCGCCGAGGACCTCGCGGAGGTGCTGACGCGTGCCTCTGCCGTGCAGGTCCAGCGGACGGGCGGAATGGGGAGCCGGACCCAGCTCTCGCTCGGGGGCCTCTCCGGCGACCAGGTGCGAGTCCTCCTCGACGGCGTCCCCATCGAGTACTCGCCCTATGTCTACGGACTCGGAAGTGTTCCGGTCTCGCTCATCCGGCAACTCGAGGTCTTCAACGGCGTCGTCCCGGTGCGCCTCGCGACGGACGCGCTGGGCGGTGCCATCCACCTGCGCTCCGACCTCGCGAAGCCCGAAACCGGTGCGTCCCTGTCGCTCCAGGGTGGGTCCTTCGGCAGCTACCGAGGGACTGGCAGGCTGACGTGGCGGGCCCACGAGCACGTCTTCGTGCGGGCCGCGGGGTTCCACGACCGCGCGCAGAACGACTACGTCGTCACCGTCCCCGTGGATGACCCGGCGACGGGGCGCGTCTCGCCGCGCGCCCTGCGCCGCAACCACGACGCCTATCGGGGCACCGGAGGCGATATCGAGGTGGGGTTCGAGGCACTGCCGGGCATCGACCGGCTCGTTCTCAATGGCTACCTCGGCCGCTACGACAAGGAGGTCCCACACGATCAGTTCATGATCCAGCCCTATGGCGCGGTCACCTCCGCGCAGGAGAGTTGGGGCCTCGGGCTTCGCTATGAGGTGTCGCCCCATGAGCGGCTGAAGGTGCTCGCCATCGCCGGATACAACCAGCGTGTGGGCGAGCTTCTCGACGCCTCCGACTGTCTATACGACTGGTACGGCGCCTGCCGTGCGACGCGGGCGAGAGCCGGGGAGATTGGCTCGACGCCCCTGGAGAACACCCAGACGCGCCAGACGTTGTTCGGGCGCGTGCGGCTCCTCGGGACGCTGCTCGACCCGGAGGACCTCGAGGTCTCGCTCGGCGCCGACGACAGCGACCGAAGCGGCGAGAACGCCTACCTCACCCGTCTGCAGCAGGAGGACCCCCTCCGAGTGCCGCTCGCGCTCACGTCCGCCTTCGGAGGTCTCTCCCATCGTCAGCTTCTCTGGGACGGCAGGTTGGAGAACACCGTGTTCGTGAAGGGCTACTTGCAGCGCTTCGCCTCGGGGACGAGGCAGGAGGCCGCGGAGAGCCGGTGGGCCGGAGGCTTCGGTGACACCTTGCGCTTCAGTCTGACGCGTGGGCTGCTCCTCAAGGCGTCCTATGAGCGGACAACGCGGATGCCGAGGGTGGACGAGCTCTTCGGCGATGGGGGACTGCTCGTGGAGAACTCGGCGC from Myxococcus xanthus encodes the following:
- the mxcH gene encoding TonB-dependent siderophore myxochelin receptor MxcH, with the protein product MPAPSGGVVPPVLLAQPEAVYPAEALAAGLEGAVKLLLTLDAEGRVTRAEVVEGLGHGLDEAAVSALESAHFSPAMQDGNPVPCQFEFIHHFVLARPPEVAPPGAEDVAQAASDMPAEEAPAQPSEEPEPPAPPGFTSVVRARSTEARALVRGSEAVDVVELEKAHERAEDLAEVLTRASAVQVQRTGGMGSRTQLSLGGLSGDQVRVLLDGVPIEYSPYVYGLGSVPVSLIRQLEVFNGVVPVRLATDALGGAIHLRSDLAKPETGASLSLQGGSFGSYRGTGRLTWRAHEHVFVRAAGFHDRAQNDYVVTVPVDDPATGRVSPRALRRNHDAYRGTGGDIEVGFEALPGIDRLVLNGYLGRYDKEVPHDQFMIQPYGAVTSAQESWGLGLRYEVSPHERLKVLAIAGYNQRVGELLDASDCLYDWYGACRATRARAGEIGSTPLENTQTRQTLFGRVRLLGTLLDPEDLEVSLGADDSDRSGENAYLTRLQQEDPLRVPLALTSAFGGLSHRQLLWDGRLENTVFVKGYLQRFASGTRQEAAESRWAGGFGDTLRFSLTRGLLLKASYERTTRMPRVDELFGDGGLLVENSALVPESSHNANLGVELLPIVTSVGRFGANAVVGVRDVENLIQLFPGDATQAYENVDHGRSFSAHAGLDWDSPGDWVGLTGTVTWLDFRNLAQDGQFARFHGDRMPNIPWLQASATARFQKRQLWSSQDALGLEWTTRFVESFYRSWESAGRGGDKARVPTQVLHFAALTYRSRFEGRAFSFSFNLQNLTDAPAFDIVGVQKPGRAFSARATVDL